From the Bradyrhizobium ontarionense genome, the window GTAGTACGCCTCCACCGCCTTCGCATCACCGCGATCGGCGATGCCAGCCATCATGTGCAGCCGCTTCACCCCGGTCGTCTTGGCATAAGGCAGCGCCGTCTCCAGGCTCGCTCTGAGATCGTCGAACCGCTCCGGCAACGCCGCAAAGCCTTTCTCGCCGGCATCCCAATTGCCGGGCGGCAGGTTGAACAGCGCCTGCGTCAGGCCGTTGTCACGCAGCCGCTTGCCGACCTCCTCGGCCGGATGATCGTAGGGAAACAGGAATTCCACAGCGGTGAAGCCGGCCGTGGCGGCAGCATCGAAGCGATCGAGGAACGGATGCTCGGTGAACATCATCGAGAGATTGGCGGCGAAGCGGGGCATGCTGAAACACTCGTGCTGCAGTTATTTGGATGAGCCCGGCAGCGTCGTGCCGGTGACCTGCGCATACATCCGCGCCACCGAGGCGTCGTCGTCGCGTCCCATGCCGGCGGCCGAGGTCATCAGGAACATCTGCAGCGCTGCGGCGGAGACCGGCACCGGGAAGCGGTGACTACGCGCCATGTCCTGGATGATGCCGAGATCCTTGACGAAGATCTCGACCGCGCTGCGCGGCGTGTAGTCGCCGTCGAGCACGTGCGGCATGCGGTTCTCGAACATCCAGGAATTGCCGGCCGAGGCGGTGATGACCTCGTAGACCTTGCGGATGTCGAGGCCCTGCTTGGCGGCGAAGGCGATAGCCTCGCTGGCGGCTGCGATATGCACGCCGGCGAGCAGCTGGTTGATCATCTTGAACGCGGCGCCCTGGCCCGCGGCATCGCCGAGTTCGTAAAGCTTGGCGGCCATCGCATCGAGCGCCGGACGCGCCTTGGCGAAGGCGGCCGCGCTGCCCGAGGCCAGGATGGTCAGTTCGCCCTGCGCGGCGCGCTGCGCACCGCCGGAGATCGGCGCGTCGAGATAATGCCGGCCGGTCGCCTCGAGCTGCTTGGCAAGGCGCCGCGCGACGTCCGGGTCCATGGTTGCCGAGGAGATGAAGACGGCCTCCTTCGGCATGGTTTCGGCGACGCCGCCGGGGCCAAACAGAATGGCTTCCGTCTGCGCCGCATTGACGACCACGCTGACGACGATATCGACGCCTTGAGCCGCTTCGGCGGGGCTGTTCGCACCCTTGCCGCCATCGGCGATGAAACGCGCCACCGCGTCCGCCGACACGTCGCATCCGGTCACCTCGAAGCCCGCGCGCTTCAGCGACGTCGCCATGCCAAATCCCATCGAGCCGAGCCCGATCACGGCGACTTTCAATTGCGATGGCGACGGCATGCGGCAAATCCCTGAAGCGTTTCCTGGCGACGTCCGGTTGGCCCGGACTACAGCCTGGGTATCACGGCTTGGCCGCGTTGCCAAAGCGTGAGACAAAGCGGCAAGAGAGCGACGTGCGAGGAAAGACCCATGGCGGACACTGCGATTCGCGAGGCCATCTGCCGGTTCGGCCGCTCCCTGTTCGAGCGCGGGCTGACGCCGGGCTCCTCCGGCAACATCAGCGTGCGGCTCGATGATGGCGGCTGGCTGGTGACGCCGACCAATGCCTCGCTCGGCTTCCTCGATCCTGACAGCTTGTCACGGCTCGACGCAGCGGGACAGCTGATCTCCGGCGACGCGCCGACCAAGGAGGTGCCGCTGCACACGGCGCTGTACCAGACCCGCGATGCCGCGCGTGCCGTGGTGCATCTGCATTCGACCCACTCGGTTGCGATCTCGATGCTGCCGGAGATCGATCCGCTGATGGCGCTGCCGCCGCTGACGCCTTATTATTTGATGCGCTGCGGCCAGACCGCGCTGGTGCCTTATCATCGCCCGGGCGATCCGGCCGTGGCCGACGCCATCAAGGGCCTGGCCGGGAAATACGCCTCGGTGCTGCTCGCCAATCACGGCCCCGTCGTGTCCGGCGATACGTTGGAGGCGGCCGTGTTCGCGATGGAGGAGCTCGAGGAGACCGCAAAACTCTATCTGCTGCTGCGCGGGCTCAACCCGCGCCATCTGTCGCCGCAGCAGGTAGACGATTTGGTCAAAGTGTTCGGCCTCAGCCTGCCCGATCACAGCGATCATCACTGATCCAACCGGCCCGGATGGATGCGCATGCAATACCTCGCACCATCGCCCGCCGAGATCGAGGCCGCCGTCAGGGTTCTGTTCGAGGAGGCCTGCTTCTATCGCTGGTTTCCGATCGCGACGGATTCCTATGAAGCCTTCGCGGCATCCGATCCGATCGGGGTCGCCGAACTGCGCGGCATCGCCGAGCGCATGCTGATGGCGGCCTCACAGGCGGGGTCGCGAGCACGACGCGTCTAGCGCCTTGCCAAGCCGGGCTTCGCGCGGTGGCCCGCGCCGCCTCGTCGCTCACCGACCCGGCTTGCCTCCGGATGGCAACAATGCCTAATATTGAGGCAAGGCTCGGCCGCGACAGCAATCAGGGAGCGATCGAACGATGGGCGGCGCACCCGCAACGCCGCTCCGGCGCGGCGCGGCCAGCCGTTCAGTTCTTCCATCATCGATTGCAGCCACACCTGTTGAGCGCGAACGGAGCATGAAAGGAACAGGCAAAATGCCTCCACACCGGCGTGGCTGCGGCCGTTTGCCCGGATTGGCGCCCGGCGGCAGCGGGCCATCCGCCTGGAGTGAGAATGCTCTCATAGCAATTGCATACGAATCCCGTTCGGCGCGCGCTCTTTATGCAGTGGCCCATCCGCACGCCGATCCTTGGCATATCCGTTGCAGACACCACACGGGTCGGGACGCGGACACCTGGCCATGCGGACGGTGATCACGTCCGGTTCTCGGTAACGACAGCAAACACGGAGGGCGGATGGCGGCGGGCGCGAGCTTGGAACTGGTGAAGGTGACGAAGATGTATGGTCACGTCACCGCCGTCGATGCGATCGATCTGCGGATTCCCGCCGGCTCCTATTGCTGCCTGCTCGGACCGTCCGGCTGCGGCAAGACCTCCACCCTGCGCATGATTGCCGGCCACGAATCGGCGACGTCGGGCGACATCATCGTCGGCGCCAGGAACGTCACCGAGTTGCCGCCCGCGGGGCGCGGCACCGCGATGATGTTCCAGTCCTATGCGCTGTTTCCGCATCTGTCCGTCATCGACAACGTCGCCTTTGCGCTGAAGATGAAGGGCGTGTCCAAGACCGAGCGCCATGCACGCGCGCGCGAGCTGCTCGAGCTCGTGGACATGCAGGGCTACGCCGGCCGGCTGCCGGCGCAGCTCTCCGGCGGCCAGCAGCAGCGCGTCGCGCTTGCCCGCGCGCTGATCACCTCGCCGCAGATCCTGCTGCTCGACGAGCCGCTGTCCGCGCTCGATCCGTTCCTTCGCTTACGCATGCGCGCCGAGCTCAAGCGGCTGCAGCGCGAGCTCGGCCTCACCTTCGTCCATGTCACCCACGGCCAGGACGAGGCCATGGCGCTGTCCGATCTCGTGGTACTGATGAATGGCGGCCGCATCGAGCAGCAGGGCAGCCCGCGCGACATCTTCAACCACCCGCGCACCGAATTCGCCGCCCGCTTCATCGGCGGCCACAACGTGATCCCAGTCGGCGGCGAGACGTTTGCCGTGCGGGTCGACCGCATCCAGTTGAAGGCAGCGGGTGCGTCGATCGATGGTCCGGCCGTGCCCGGCACCATCAGCAAGATCGAATACCAGGGCACGTATGTGCTGGTCGCGGTCGCGACCGACGGCGGCCCTGAAATATCGGCGCAGCTCGGCGACGACCAGTTCGACGGGGACACCCACAGCATCGGCGAGCGCGTCGTCGTGACCTGGAATCCGGCGCTTGCCGATGCGCTGACGACCCGCCCCGCCGCCGCAGCCACGCCGGCTGCGGAGCTGGTCGCCTGAATTTCGTTTGCTCGTTTTTCCCTCAAGGAGATGATCATGACCGATCGATCGAAGACAACATCCATCAGCCGCCGCTCTCTGCTCAAGGGCGCAGCCGGCGTCGCCGGTCTCGCCGGCTCGGGCACGCTGCTCAGCGCGCCCTACGTCCACGCCGCCGACCCCAAGGTGCTGCGCTATCTCGGCACCGCCGTGAACGAGGGCGACGAGATCTCGAAGAAGTGCCTCGCCGACACCGGCATCAAGATCGAGTACATCACGGCGACGACCGACGACGTGACCAAGCGCGTCATCACCCAGCCGAACTCCTTCGACGTGCTCGACACCGAATACTTCTCGCTCAAGAAGCTGGTGCCGTCCGGCAACATCTTCGCGCTCGACGCCAAGAAGATCAAAGAGTTCGACAACATCACACCGGTCTTCACCAAGGGTGAGCTGCCGAGCGGCAAGAAGATCGGCGGCCAGGGCACCGCACCGTGGAAGGTGCTCTATCTCGAGGGCGCGAATTCCAAGACGTTCTCGGCGACGCCGACCGATTTCATCACGCTGATTCCGACGGTCTACAATGCCGACACGCTGGGCATCCGGCCCGACCTGATCAAGCGGCCGATCAATTCCTGGGCCGAGCTGCTCAACCCCGAATTCAAGGGCAAGGCCGCGATCCTCAACATTCCCTCGATCGGCATCATGGACGCCGCCCTCGTCGTCGAGGCCACCGGCCAGTACAAATATGCCGACAAGGGCAACATGACCAAGGCCGAGATCGACCTGACCATGAAGGTGCTGACCGAAGCCAAGAAGGCCGGCCAGTTCCGCGCGTTCTGGAAGGACTTCAACGAGTCCGTCAACCTGATGGCCTCCGGCGAGACCGTGATCCAGTCGATGTGGTCGCCGGCGGTCACCAAGGTGCGCTCGATGGGCATCGCCTGCACCTTCCAGCCGCTCAAGGAAGGCTACCGCTCCTGGGCCTCGGGCTTCTGCGTCTCCAAGGCAGTGGCCGGCGGCCCGAAGCTCGACTGGGCCTATGAGTTCGTCAACTGGTACCTGTCCGGCTGGGCCGGCGCCTATCTCAACCGCCAGGGCTACTACTCGGCCGTGCTCTCGACCGCCAAGGCCAACATGACCGAGGACGAGTGGGGCTACTGGATGGATGGCAAGCCGGCCAAGGCCGACATCAAGGGGCCGGACGGCACGCTGATGGAGAAGGCCGGCGCGGTGCGCGACGGCGGCTCCTACGAGGACCGCATGGGCGGCGTCGTCTGCTGGAACGCCGTGATGGACGAGAACGACTACATGGTCCGCAAGTGGAACGAGTTCATCGCCGCCTGATCTAACCTCGCACTCCCTGCCGCGCCCGTGGTGACATGGGCGCGGCACGCCTCCGCAGTCGCCAACCCTCCGCACAGGACAACAGGTTTCCTCCGTGGCCGTGACGATCGACAGCTCGCCCAAGACTTTGGCGCCGCCGCAACGCGGCTTGCGCAAAATGGCTGTACGCTCGATCGCCTGGCTGCAGGCCGGCCCGATGACGCTGGTGTTCGCGCTGTTCTTCCTGCTGCCGCTTGTCCTCGTCGTCATCGTGAGCGTGTGGGACTACAACGAATATGAGATGATCCCGGCGTTCAGCTTCCGCGGCTATACCGACACGTTCGAGGGCTGTGTCGCTGGCCTGCCCGAGCTGTGCACGATCCTGAAGACCTATCTCAAGACGCTGAAGCTGTGCCTGCTGACCTGGGGCCTGACGCTGCTCATCGGCTTCTGGGTCGCCTACTTCCTCGCCTTTCACGTCCGCAGCAAGACCTGGCAGATCGTGCTGTCGCTGTTGTGCACGATCCCGTTCTGGACCTCCAACGTGATCCGAATGATCGCCTGGATCCCGCTGCTGGGGCGCAATGGACTCGTCAATCAGGGGCTGATCGGCGCCGGATTCGTCAACCAGCCGGTCGAATGGCTGCTGTTCTCCGAATTCTCGGTGGTGCTGGCGCTGGTCCACCTCTTCACTTTCTTCATGGTGGTGCCGATCTTCAATTCGATGATCCGCATCGACAAGCGGCTGATCGAGGCGGCCTACGATGCCGGCGCATCCGGCTGGCAGACACTCGTCAACATCATCATTCCGCTGGCCAAGCCCGGCATCGTGATCGGCTCGATCTTCGTGATCACGATCGTGATGGGCGATTTCGTCACTATCGGCGTCATGGGCGGCCAGCAGATCGCCTCCGCCGGCAAGATCATCGAGTCGCGCCTGTCCGCGCTGCAATTCCCCGCAGCCGCAGCGAACGCCGTGATCCTGCTCGGTATCACCGTCCTGATCATCTCCGCGCTGACGCGGATCGTCGACGTCCGCAAGGAGCTGTGAGAGATGGGCGACAAGCGTCCGCGCTCGTTCTACATCCTCGCCGCCTTCTTCGCAGGCTACGTGCTGTTCCTGTACGGGCCAATGATCGCGATCTACATCCTGTCGTTCCAGGGCCCCGACGGCGGCCTCACCTTCCCGATGAACGGCGTGTCGCTCACCTGGTTCGCCAAGGTGTTTTCCGGCGGCGGCATCGTCGACATCGGCGCCGCCTTCAAGCGCTCGCTGGCGCTCGGGCTCGTAGTGATGGTCATCACCGTGGTGCTGTCGGTCGCAGCCGGCATGGCGTTCCGCAAGCCATTCCGCGGCGCGTCGTTCGTGTTCTACACGGCGATCGCCAGCCTGATCATGCCGTCGATCATCACCTCGCTCGGCATCGCCCTTGAATTCCGTCTGATCGACGATTTCATCAACAAGCACGGCGCCAATGTCGGGCTCGGCTGGCTGGCCGACGGCTGGACCACCGGCATGGGCCTGTTCACCTCGGGCCTCGGCGCACATCTGACCTGGACCCTGCCGTTCGGCCTCCTGATCATGTTCGCGATCTTCAACCGCTTCGACGGACGGCTCGAGGAAGCGGCGCGCGACCTCGGCGCCACGCCCTGGCAGACCTTCCGCCACGTCGTGCTGCCGATCATCCTGCCCTCGGTGGTCGGCATCGGCCTGTTCGGCTTCACGCT encodes:
- the ltnD gene encoding L-threonate dehydrogenase; its protein translation is MSHALATRPSRDTQAVVRANRTSPGNASGICRMPSPSQLKVAVIGLGSMGFGMATSLKRAGFEVTGCDVSADAVARFIADGGKGANSPAEAAQGVDIVVSVVVNAAQTEAILFGPGGVAETMPKEAVFISSATMDPDVARRLAKQLEATGRHYLDAPISGGAQRAAQGELTILASGSAAAFAKARPALDAMAAKLYELGDAAGQGAAFKMINQLLAGVHIAAASEAIAFAAKQGLDIRKVYEVITASAGNSWMFENRMPHVLDGDYTPRSAVEIFVKDLGIIQDMARSHRFPVPVSAAALQMFLMTSAAGMGRDDDASVARMYAQVTGTTLPGSSK
- a CDS encoding ABC transporter ATP-binding protein translates to MAAGASLELVKVTKMYGHVTAVDAIDLRIPAGSYCCLLGPSGCGKTSTLRMIAGHESATSGDIIVGARNVTELPPAGRGTAMMFQSYALFPHLSVIDNVAFALKMKGVSKTERHARARELLELVDMQGYAGRLPAQLSGGQQQRVALARALITSPQILLLDEPLSALDPFLRLRMRAELKRLQRELGLTFVHVTHGQDEAMALSDLVVLMNGGRIEQQGSPRDIFNHPRTEFAARFIGGHNVIPVGGETFAVRVDRIQLKAAGASIDGPAVPGTISKIEYQGTYVLVAVATDGGPEISAQLGDDQFDGDTHSIGERVVVTWNPALADALTTRPAAAATPAAELVA
- a CDS encoding aldolase, with translation MADTAIREAICRFGRSLFERGLTPGSSGNISVRLDDGGWLVTPTNASLGFLDPDSLSRLDAAGQLISGDAPTKEVPLHTALYQTRDAARAVVHLHSTHSVAISMLPEIDPLMALPPLTPYYLMRCGQTALVPYHRPGDPAVADAIKGLAGKYASVLLANHGPVVSGDTLEAAVFAMEELEETAKLYLLLRGLNPRHLSPQQVDDLVKVFGLSLPDHSDHH
- a CDS encoding ABC transporter substrate-binding protein, which produces MTDRSKTTSISRRSLLKGAAGVAGLAGSGTLLSAPYVHAADPKVLRYLGTAVNEGDEISKKCLADTGIKIEYITATTDDVTKRVITQPNSFDVLDTEYFSLKKLVPSGNIFALDAKKIKEFDNITPVFTKGELPSGKKIGGQGTAPWKVLYLEGANSKTFSATPTDFITLIPTVYNADTLGIRPDLIKRPINSWAELLNPEFKGKAAILNIPSIGIMDAALVVEATGQYKYADKGNMTKAEIDLTMKVLTEAKKAGQFRAFWKDFNESVNLMASGETVIQSMWSPAVTKVRSMGIACTFQPLKEGYRSWASGFCVSKAVAGGPKLDWAYEFVNWYLSGWAGAYLNRQGYYSAVLSTAKANMTEDEWGYWMDGKPAKADIKGPDGTLMEKAGAVRDGGSYEDRMGGVVCWNAVMDENDYMVRKWNEFIAA
- a CDS encoding ABC transporter permease yields the protein MGDKRPRSFYILAAFFAGYVLFLYGPMIAIYILSFQGPDGGLTFPMNGVSLTWFAKVFSGGGIVDIGAAFKRSLALGLVVMVITVVLSVAAGMAFRKPFRGASFVFYTAIASLIMPSIITSLGIALEFRLIDDFINKHGANVGLGWLADGWTTGMGLFTSGLGAHLTWTLPFGLLIMFAIFNRFDGRLEEAARDLGATPWQTFRHVVLPIILPSVVGIGLFGFTLSWDELARSSQAIGSVNTLPLELQGLTTTVTKPDIYALGTLTSAVSFLVIFAALSVILVLQARQRRQGSDAGKGMV
- a CDS encoding ABC transporter permease gives rise to the protein MAPPQRGLRKMAVRSIAWLQAGPMTLVFALFFLLPLVLVVIVSVWDYNEYEMIPAFSFRGYTDTFEGCVAGLPELCTILKTYLKTLKLCLLTWGLTLLIGFWVAYFLAFHVRSKTWQIVLSLLCTIPFWTSNVIRMIAWIPLLGRNGLVNQGLIGAGFVNQPVEWLLFSEFSVVLALVHLFTFFMVVPIFNSMIRIDKRLIEAAYDAGASGWQTLVNIIIPLAKPGIVIGSIFVITIVMGDFVTIGVMGGQQIASAGKIIESRLSALQFPAAAANAVILLGITVLIISALTRIVDVRKEL